The genomic interval TGGGAATGGAGAGTTTGCATATGAGGCTTGGTGGAATGGAATTAAGGCCTGGGATGATGAAAAATCTTGTATGTATGATAATGAGTTTGTATTTACAAGAACTGCAAACGGACTTACTTTTGAGCAAACTGTTGGACCAGCTTTTATACCTGGTACTTATGGAGATTTAATAGGTGTAGATGGAGATCAATGTTATGATGAAACGGTAGCAACGACAATGTTTGGTGTAAAAACGGTTGCTTTTGGACCATCAACATCTAAAGCAGGAACAGAAGGATCGTATAATGATGAACCTTATAGAGGTACAGAATTCGAAATTGCAGATGGAGGATTTATGGGATGGTATGTAGGTGCTAGCACGTATGATATTATTTCGATTACTAATGATGAGATGATAGTTAGAATTATAGAAAATTCTGCTTCAGGAAGTGGTGCTGCTTGGTATCATAAATTTACATCAACAAAACCTGTAGAAGGCGCAACTACTCCAAATTATACTTTTAATGAATTAGTCTGGGAAGATGATTTTAATACAGATGGAGCCCCTAATGCTGCAAATTGGACCTATGATTTAGGTGCAGGTGGTTGGGGTAATGGAGAATTACAAACTTATACAGAAGCTGCAGAAAATGTGAAGGTAGAAGGTGGTTCTTTAATTATTACAGCTAAAGCTGATGGAAGTGATGGTTATACTTCTGCAAGATTAAAATCGCAAGGATTGTATCAATTTAAATATGGTAGAGTTGAGGTAAAAGCGAAGTTACCAGCTGCGGCAGGAACTTGGCCCGCAATTTGGATGTTGGGATCTAACTTTCCAACGGTAGGTTGGCCACAATGTGGAGAAATGGACATTATGGAGCAAACAGGTGCAGATAAAAATACCTCTTTAGGAACTTTACATTGGTTTGATGATGCTAGTTCTTCTAATGCAAGCTATGGTGAAACTACTGAGATTTCTAATGCAGCTTCAGAGTTTCATGTTTACGGTATGGAATGGACAGAAGAGTCTGTTAAAATTTATTTAGATGATGTTATGTTTTATGAAATGACAAACAGTGAAACATTGCCATTTAATGCAGATTTCTTTTTAATTCTTAATGTAGCCGTTGGAGGTACTCTTGGTGGAGATGTAGCAGATACATTTACAGAAGATACCATGGAAATAGATTATGTAAAAGTGTATCAATAATATTTTTTGGTTTATTTAATAAGGTCAGTTTATTAAGTGGCTGACCTTATTTTTTCTTCTCTTTAGTTTGATGATACATTAAAAACTTACGCATTAAAGTTGATATTTATGAAATACATTTTCTTACCAATAATCCTACTTTTTTTTACTTTAAACTCTTGTGATAA from Polaribacter sejongensis carries:
- a CDS encoding family 16 glycosylhydrolase → MKKLKNIYIILFSLMTVLYGCQENEYEFGEIVSPTDIVITAEVVGVDANNPYGDGSGSVNLTATAENASSYVYYFDGVAQASPSGVLTKRFSKVGVNLYTVVVKANGTGGVSSTKTIDVEVYSSFSDVEAENFLSGANVGDSKKWYWQADVAVHVGMGPATDDYGNGEFAYEAWWNGIKAWDDEKSCMYDNEFVFTRTANGLTFEQTVGPAFIPGTYGDLIGVDGDQCYDETVATTMFGVKTVAFGPSTSKAGTEGSYNDEPYRGTEFEIADGGFMGWYVGASTYDIISITNDEMIVRIIENSASGSGAAWYHKFTSTKPVEGATTPNYTFNELVWEDDFNTDGAPNAANWTYDLGAGGWGNGELQTYTEAAENVKVEGGSLIITAKADGSDGYTSARLKSQGLYQFKYGRVEVKAKLPAAAGTWPAIWMLGSNFPTVGWPQCGEMDIMEQTGADKNTSLGTLHWFDDASSSNASYGETTEISNAASEFHVYGMEWTEESVKIYLDDVMFYEMTNSETLPFNADFFLILNVAVGGTLGGDVADTFTEDTMEIDYVKVYQ